The following coding sequences are from one Luteimonas sp. S4-F44 window:
- a CDS encoding TfoX/Sxy family protein, with translation MSAPKLRNLGPRSAAWLRQVGLRTREDLEAAGAVEAFVRVRRAGFRPSLNLLYSIEGALLDCHWQDVPEARRLQLAEAAEAATAQLPDTRARTAAGPVTTILHDAGDRDDAMPDTTER, from the coding sequence TTGAGCGCGCCGAAGCTGCGCAACCTGGGCCCAAGGTCGGCGGCGTGGCTGCGGCAGGTGGGGCTGCGGACGCGCGAGGATCTCGAGGCGGCGGGCGCGGTCGAGGCCTTCGTGCGCGTGCGCCGGGCGGGCTTTCGGCCCAGCCTCAACCTGCTGTACTCGATCGAGGGCGCGCTGCTGGATTGCCACTGGCAGGACGTGCCCGAGGCGCGTCGCCTGCAACTGGCCGAGGCCGCCGAGGCGGCGACCGCGCAATTGCCCGACACGCGCGCACGGACCGCGGCCGGCCCAGTCACCACGATCCTGCACGACGCGGGCGATCGCGACGACGCGATGCCGGACACTACCGAGCGCTGA
- a CDS encoding GAF domain-containing protein: MFTSTPLSGSKADQYAALAAQARALLHGESDPIANAANLSALVYHALPHLNWVGFYFYDGTELVVGPFQGLPACVRIPLDKGVCGAAARTRQTQRIDDVHAFPGHIACDAASRSEVVVPLVAGDRLIGVFDLDSPLPARFDADDQAGLEALAQLYVEHAR; the protein is encoded by the coding sequence ATGTTCACTTCCACACCTCTGAGCGGCAGCAAGGCCGACCAGTATGCCGCGCTCGCGGCGCAGGCCCGCGCCCTGCTGCACGGCGAATCCGACCCCATCGCCAACGCCGCGAACCTTTCGGCGCTGGTCTATCACGCGCTGCCGCACCTCAACTGGGTCGGTTTCTATTTCTATGACGGCACCGAACTGGTCGTCGGGCCGTTCCAGGGCCTGCCGGCCTGTGTGCGTATTCCGCTCGACAAAGGCGTGTGCGGCGCCGCGGCGCGCACCCGGCAGACCCAGCGCATCGACGACGTGCATGCGTTTCCCGGTCACATCGCCTGCGATGCCGCGTCGCGATCCGAAGTTGTCGTGCCGCTGGTCGCCGGCGACCGCCTGATCGGCGTCTTCGATCTCGACAGTCCACTGCCGGCCCGGTTCGACGCCGACGATCAGGCCGGGCTCGAAGCGCTCGCGCAGCTCTACGTCGAGCACGCACGTTGA
- the bioD gene encoding dethiobiotin synthase, whose translation MSARTCLVTGTDTGIGKTHASVALLQALRADGRRAVGMKPVASGCDWQDGGWRNEDALALQAASRPRPAYADVNPVALPEATAPTLAARAAGVVVEAGLLHAAHARLAATADVVLVEGAGGWAAPLAEDIEHADLAQWLGGAVVLVVGLRLGCLSHARLTARAIAADGCRLVGWVGNRIDPEFSRADDYLGLLADALPAPCLGVLPFVGDGGGPETGALVLDPAWIDALPRRS comes from the coding sequence ATGAGCGCGCGCACGTGTCTGGTCACCGGGACCGATACCGGCATCGGCAAGACCCACGCCAGCGTGGCGTTGCTGCAGGCCTTGCGCGCCGACGGCCGCCGCGCGGTCGGCATGAAGCCGGTCGCCAGCGGCTGCGATTGGCAGGACGGCGGCTGGCGCAACGAGGATGCGCTGGCGCTGCAGGCCGCCAGCCGGCCCCGGCCGGCGTACGCCGACGTCAACCCGGTGGCACTGCCCGAAGCGACCGCGCCGACCCTGGCCGCGCGCGCGGCCGGCGTGGTCGTCGAGGCCGGCCTGCTGCACGCGGCGCACGCGCGGCTGGCCGCCACGGCCGACGTGGTGCTGGTCGAGGGCGCCGGCGGCTGGGCCGCGCCGCTGGCCGAGGACATCGAGCATGCGGACCTGGCGCAGTGGCTGGGCGGCGCGGTGGTGCTGGTGGTCGGGCTCCGGCTCGGCTGCCTGAGCCATGCCCGGCTGACCGCACGCGCAATCGCGGCCGACGGCTGCCGGCTCGTGGGCTGGGTCGGCAACCGGATCGATCCGGAGTTCTCGCGCGCCGACGACTATCTCGGCCTGCTCGCCGACGCATTGCCTGCGCCGTGCCTGGGGGTATTGCCGTTCGTCGGCGACGGGGGCGGCCCCGAGACCGGCGCCCTGGTGCTCGATCCGGCCTGGATCGACGCGCTGCCGCGTCGATCATGA